One genomic segment of Trichococcus shcherbakoviae includes these proteins:
- a CDS encoding beta-L-arabinofuranosidase domain-containing protein, producing MNRPLLQQQPKVTVSDRFWLKYRQLVKEEMIPFQWEVLNDRGNITIESERDDATIPTEKSHVIENFKIAAGLKEGNHYGWLFQDSDLYKWIEAAANTLALETDEALAAQVEETIDLLEAAQADDGYLSTYYQIDAPQLKFRRLFESHELYCIGHLIEAAIAYHEAIGSDRLLQIADKAIDCIEAHFGKAEGKIDGSDGHQEIELALVRLYELTGNRKYLDLSSYFLEVRGQNPHFFAEQLEDNDRLGLQQGPKPVINTVYHQADKPVIEQDTARGHAVRLVYMAQAMAGTGHYQENEKLVAAAKKIWENIVQKRMYVTGGIGSTVRGEAFTYDYDLPNDLMYCETCAAIGLLNFSNELLKSETDSRYADIIERTLYNGIISGMALDGKHFFYVNPLEVDPQASAMNPDKSHVKATRPSWFGCACCPPNLARTLPAVGRYAFTQKADEVLLNLFIDCELAAEKDGKAYTIRQSHTFFEQGRTLITVEKTTSAVLRLGIRIPYWTENPMLVVDGEEVVAEISNGYTYVTVKSESTAIELSYTIAINELEAHPLVKADKGKVSLQRGPFIYCMEEQDNRKQLHLLALTGAIRPRFRSDKILGDIVCLEAEGELHVMEDDWQDTLYRVHKKPQTVPQKLTFIPYYSWGNRSLGEMQVWIDKEDAHV from the coding sequence ATGAACAGACCATTGCTGCAGCAACAACCGAAAGTGACAGTATCGGACAGATTTTGGCTGAAGTACAGGCAACTGGTGAAGGAGGAAATGATCCCCTTCCAATGGGAGGTCCTGAACGACAGAGGGAACATCACCATCGAAAGCGAAAGGGACGATGCGACCATCCCGACGGAAAAAAGCCATGTGATCGAAAACTTCAAGATAGCGGCTGGGCTGAAGGAAGGCAACCATTACGGATGGCTGTTCCAGGACAGCGATCTGTACAAATGGATCGAAGCGGCAGCCAACACACTCGCATTGGAAACGGATGAAGCTCTGGCCGCCCAAGTGGAGGAAACGATCGACCTCCTGGAAGCGGCGCAGGCTGATGACGGGTATTTGAGCACCTATTATCAGATCGATGCTCCGCAACTAAAGTTCAGAAGGTTGTTCGAAAGCCATGAACTGTACTGTATCGGTCATCTGATCGAAGCCGCCATCGCCTATCATGAAGCGATCGGTTCAGATCGGCTGCTTCAGATTGCCGACAAAGCGATCGACTGCATCGAAGCGCATTTCGGCAAAGCGGAAGGGAAAATCGACGGTAGCGATGGCCACCAGGAAATCGAACTCGCGCTTGTGCGGCTGTACGAGTTGACGGGCAACCGGAAATACTTGGATTTGAGCAGCTACTTCCTGGAGGTACGCGGACAGAACCCGCATTTCTTTGCGGAGCAGTTGGAAGATAATGACCGCTTGGGATTGCAGCAAGGACCCAAGCCTGTCATCAACACCGTCTACCATCAAGCGGATAAACCGGTCATTGAACAGGATACGGCCAGAGGGCACGCTGTCCGGTTGGTCTATATGGCGCAGGCCATGGCGGGTACCGGACATTACCAGGAAAATGAAAAATTGGTTGCTGCGGCGAAAAAAATCTGGGAAAACATCGTCCAAAAAAGGATGTACGTCACAGGCGGCATCGGCTCGACTGTCCGCGGGGAAGCCTTCACCTATGATTATGATTTGCCGAACGATCTGATGTACTGCGAAACATGCGCGGCGATCGGGCTACTGAATTTTTCGAATGAACTCTTGAAAAGCGAAACCGACAGCCGGTATGCGGACATTATCGAAAGGACGCTCTATAACGGCATCATCAGTGGCATGGCCTTGGACGGAAAACACTTCTTTTACGTCAATCCGTTGGAGGTGGATCCGCAAGCGAGCGCCATGAATCCGGACAAGAGCCATGTGAAAGCGACGCGGCCTTCCTGGTTCGGTTGTGCTTGCTGTCCGCCGAACTTGGCGCGCACGCTGCCCGCTGTGGGAAGATACGCCTTTACCCAAAAGGCTGATGAAGTGCTGCTGAATCTGTTCATCGACTGCGAGTTGGCCGCGGAAAAAGATGGCAAAGCATACACGATTCGACAAAGCCATACGTTTTTCGAGCAGGGCCGGACCCTCATCACGGTCGAAAAAACAACCTCCGCTGTGCTGCGTTTGGGCATCCGTATCCCTTACTGGACGGAGAATCCAATGCTGGTTGTGGATGGCGAAGAAGTGGTCGCTGAAATCAGCAATGGCTATACCTATGTGACCGTAAAGTCCGAATCGACGGCTATTGAATTGAGCTACACAATCGCAATCAATGAACTAGAGGCGCACCCGCTCGTCAAAGCGGATAAGGGCAAAGTCTCCCTGCAACGGGGGCCTTTCATATATTGTATGGAAGAACAGGACAACCGGAAACAGCTGCATCTGCTGGCATTGACCGGAGCGATCCGACCGCGTTTCCGATCGGATAAGATTCTCGGCGATATCGTCTGCCTGGAAGCCGAAGGGGAGCTGCATGTGATGGAGGATGATTGGCAGGACACGCTGTACCGCGTCCATAAGAAACCGCAAACTGTTCCCCAAAAACTGACTTTCATCCCTTACTACAGTTGGGGCAATCGCTCCTTGGGAGAAATGCAGGTATGGATCGATAAGGAGGACGCGCATGTTTAG
- a CDS encoding alpha-galactosidase has protein sequence MFRGYAQTPPKGWNSWDSFGASVTEEEVLTNAEVMAKNLKDYGWEYVVVDIQWYEPRADSCAYHPFTELCQDESSRLIPAENRFPSSAGGQGFKPLADAVHAMGLKFGIHIMRGIPRQAVHGDTPILGTQKTARDIADENSICPWNTDMYGVDASKKGAQAYYDSLLALYASWGVDFLKVDDIADSKLYGTHTGEIELIRNAIDGCGRPMVLSLSPGPAPIEAGSFFQRNANMWRLTDDMWDNWQQLYDMFGRCGKWSAFVGAGSWPDCDMLPLGLIGTRTVADGSEARVTRFTKDEQRSLMTLWSVFRSPLLFGGDLRKLDDWTRSLLTDPYLIDAHQNGRDAKEVHRKDDFVVWVSQSDARKYVACFNLSDDPARLPESAGEWLRTMGGDMHEVWANRTVSIADAETAFIAPHGVALYVSK, from the coding sequence ATGTTTAGAGGTTACGCACAGACACCGCCAAAAGGTTGGAACAGTTGGGATTCTTTCGGGGCTAGCGTGACGGAAGAGGAAGTGTTGACCAACGCTGAAGTGATGGCGAAAAATTTGAAGGACTATGGTTGGGAATACGTTGTTGTTGATATCCAGTGGTATGAACCGCGCGCCGATTCCTGTGCTTATCACCCGTTCACCGAACTTTGTCAGGATGAATCCAGCCGACTGATCCCTGCCGAAAATCGCTTCCCTTCGAGTGCCGGGGGACAAGGGTTCAAACCGTTGGCGGATGCGGTGCACGCAATGGGGCTGAAATTCGGCATCCATATCATGCGCGGCATCCCGAGGCAGGCGGTGCATGGCGATACCCCAATTTTGGGTACGCAAAAAACAGCACGGGATATTGCGGATGAAAATTCCATCTGCCCGTGGAACACGGATATGTATGGCGTGGATGCGTCGAAAAAAGGAGCACAAGCGTATTATGATTCGCTGCTGGCTTTATACGCTTCCTGGGGAGTCGACTTCCTGAAAGTGGATGATATCGCCGATTCAAAATTATACGGAACCCACACAGGCGAAATCGAACTGATCCGGAATGCCATCGACGGCTGCGGCAGGCCGATGGTGTTGAGCCTCTCACCGGGACCCGCCCCGATCGAAGCGGGCTCCTTTTTCCAACGGAATGCCAACATGTGGCGGCTGACGGATGACATGTGGGACAACTGGCAACAGCTTTATGACATGTTCGGACGCTGCGGGAAATGGTCGGCTTTTGTCGGAGCCGGTTCCTGGCCGGATTGCGACATGCTGCCGCTGGGCCTTATCGGCACCCGAACCGTTGCCGACGGATCGGAAGCGCGTGTGACACGGTTCACGAAGGATGAACAGCGCTCCTTGATGACGCTGTGGTCGGTTTTCCGTTCGCCGTTGCTGTTCGGCGGCGATCTGCGGAAATTGGATGATTGGACGCGGTCGCTGTTGACCGACCCTTATCTGATCGATGCGCATCAGAACGGGCGCGATGCAAAGGAAGTACACCGGAAGGATGATTTTGTGGTTTGGGTTTCACAAAGTGATGCCAGGAAATATGTCGCTTGCTTCAATCTGTCGGATGATCCGGCCCGTTTGCCTGAATCCGCCGGGGAATGGCTGCGGACAATGGGCGGAGACATGCATGAAGTTTGGGCGAACCGGACGGTGTCGATTGCGGATGCGGAAACGGCTTTTATCGCTCCGCACGGCGTCGCTCTGTATGTTTCCAAGTAG
- a CDS encoding alpha-N-arabinofuranosidase yields the protein MNKIQVTLNREKGNISRYIYGQFAEHLGRCIYEGVWVGADSEIPNVNGIRQDVVEALKAIQVPVIRWPGGCFADEYHWKDGIGPTEERATIVNTHWGGVTENNHFGTHEFFELCRQVGAEAYINGNVGSGTVQEMQEWVEYMTMDGISPMSKLRRENGQDEPWKVKFFGVGNESWGCGGNMRPEYYADLYRRYQTYVRQYTKEPLYKIACGPNIDDYNWMDVLMKNAAPFMDGISLHHYALASVWEDKRPALGFPEKEWFSLIDSALKMDELITRHSTIMDKYDPDKRVGLIVDEWGSWLAVEPGTNPGFLYQQNTIRDAMIASLTLNIFHKHAERVQMANIAQMVNVLQAMILTEGAEMIKTPTYHVFDLYKNHQDATLVDADGVVSGTTSYTVSKKDGVMTASFCNYSLTDAETVTMSLVDGAFGDVEAEGIFGNKTDDHNSFENPEAVSKQAFTEFKVDGHELTITLPPMSVVSVYAKEN from the coding sequence TTGAATAAGATACAAGTAACCTTGAACAGGGAAAAAGGAAACATCAGCCGTTATATATATGGTCAATTTGCGGAGCATCTGGGCAGATGCATCTATGAAGGAGTCTGGGTGGGAGCCGATTCGGAAATCCCGAATGTCAATGGCATCAGGCAAGACGTTGTGGAGGCGCTGAAAGCCATTCAGGTTCCGGTAATCAGATGGCCGGGCGGCTGCTTTGCGGACGAGTACCACTGGAAAGACGGTATCGGTCCTACCGAAGAGCGTGCCACAATCGTGAATACGCACTGGGGCGGCGTGACGGAGAACAACCATTTCGGTACGCATGAGTTCTTTGAATTATGCAGACAGGTCGGGGCTGAAGCCTACATCAACGGTAACGTCGGCAGCGGCACAGTCCAGGAGATGCAAGAATGGGTCGAATACATGACGATGGACGGCATTTCGCCGATGTCGAAGTTGCGGCGCGAAAATGGCCAGGACGAGCCTTGGAAAGTCAAATTCTTCGGCGTCGGCAATGAGAGCTGGGGCTGCGGCGGCAACATGCGGCCGGAATACTACGCTGATCTGTACCGCCGTTACCAAACCTACGTCAGACAGTACACGAAAGAACCACTTTACAAAATCGCCTGCGGTCCGAACATCGACGATTACAACTGGATGGATGTGCTGATGAAGAATGCGGCACCGTTCATGGACGGCATCAGCCTGCACCATTATGCGCTGGCTTCCGTATGGGAAGACAAGCGCCCGGCGTTGGGCTTCCCTGAAAAAGAATGGTTCTCGCTGATCGACAGCGCTTTGAAGATGGATGAATTGATCACGCGCCACAGCACAATCATGGACAAATACGATCCTGACAAACGTGTCGGTCTGATTGTGGATGAATGGGGCTCCTGGTTGGCTGTTGAGCCGGGCACGAACCCAGGCTTCCTGTACCAACAGAACACGATCAGGGATGCGATGATCGCGAGTCTGACTCTGAATATTTTCCATAAGCATGCAGAGCGCGTGCAGATGGCGAACATTGCCCAAATGGTCAATGTGCTGCAGGCCATGATCCTGACCGAGGGTGCAGAAATGATCAAGACACCTACCTACCATGTGTTCGATCTCTATAAAAATCACCAGGACGCAACCCTTGTGGACGCTGATGGCGTCGTTTCCGGCACGACCAGTTACACGGTATCCAAAAAAGACGGCGTCATGACGGCATCCTTCTGCAACTACAGCCTGACCGACGCGGAAACCGTCACGATGAGCCTAGTGGATGGCGCATTCGGGGATGTGGAAGCAGAGGGGATTTTCGGAAACAAAACGGATGATCATAACTCATTCGAAAATCCTGAAGCCGTTTCGAAACAAGCATTCACTGAGTTCAAGGTGGATGGCCACGAATTGACGATCACGCTGCCTCCGATGAGTGTCGTTTCCGTTTACGCAAAGGAAAACTGA
- a CDS encoding DUF6171 family protein — translation MTCKGCERNNQMMEMDIESAIDEQLSMELNHASEELRDQRLAACSVCPALSEHTCRHCGCFVRFRASLQDKRCPLGKW, via the coding sequence ATGACCTGCAAAGGCTGCGAACGTAACAACCAGATGATGGAGATGGATATCGAGAGCGCCATCGATGAGCAACTGTCGATGGAACTGAACCACGCTTCCGAAGAGCTGAGGGATCAACGGCTGGCTGCCTGCAGTGTCTGTCCCGCGCTTTCGGAGCATACGTGCCGGCATTGCGGCTGCTTCGTGCGTTTCCGTGCCAGTCTGCAGGACAAACGCTGCCCATTGGGTAAGTGGTGA